The window CGCGATCTGGGCGATCAATTTGGGTCGCCGGCTCAGGCCACAGATATAGGCGTGGAATTCCTGGTGTTTGCCGAGCCAGTCGGCGCCGCCGGCTGCGCCGGCGCGATGCATGCGGACGACATGGTCGTCGAGGTCGGCCAGTGCCGCGGCGTCGAAGCGCGGCATGGCCAAGCGGACCGCCAGTCCCTCCAGCACGGAGCGGATCTCGAAGAGTTCGTAGATTTCCTCGATGGTCAGACCCGAGACGATGCAGCCGCGATTGGGGCGGATGAGGACTAGCCCCTCATTGGCGAGGCGCTGGAAAGCCTCGCGCACCGGCATGCGGCTCATGGCGAGCTCGCGCGCGATCGTCTCCGGGATCAAGCGCTCGCCGGGCTGATAGCGCGCGCTGCGGATGTCCTGGAGGATGGCGCGATAGGCCTCGTCCTGCGCCGTCGCGGCCATGCCCTTGGAGGCGAAGCTCATCCCGTTCCCTCGCAAGCCGTCTGCACTCGATCAACCGCTCTGTATGAGTGTATCCACTATTACAAAGCTAGAATCGGGCGACGCGCAAGGGGCTTGCGCGGTGACAGCGCCATGGCGTCGGAGGGTCAGAGTGCGGCGGCGTAGAATTCGAGATAGCGGCGCGTGACCTCGTGCCAGGAATAGGATGCGAGGTCCGAGAGGCGCGGGCGCGTATTGCCGGGGTAGCGGACAAGATCGGCATGAGCTTGTTCGACGGCCAGAGCGGCCTCGTCCACATCGGCGAAATCGACGGTGCGGACGACAGGGAATTTGCTCGCCAGGCCGGCGAAGGCCGCATTGGGCTGGACGATCGGGACGAGGCCGGCGCTCATCGCCTCGACCAGGGCAAGGCCGAAGCCCTCGAACTCCGAAGCGGA is drawn from Bosea sp. Tri-49 and contains these coding sequences:
- a CDS encoding GntR family transcriptional regulator is translated as MSFASKGMAATAQDEAYRAILQDIRSARYQPGERLIPETIARELAMSRMPVREAFQRLANEGLVLIRPNRGCIVSGLTIEEIYELFEIRSVLEGLAVRLAMPRFDAAALADLDDHVVRMHRAGAAGGADWLGKHQEFHAYICGLSRRPKLIAQIAALHIAVEPYMRVWLHHVAQPAHATERQDEVVEAIRTGDAEHAEAVMRDHVLRTAPRLAEFLRSRGQAAGAPSALPASAQL